From Strix aluco isolate bStrAlu1 chromosome 5, bStrAlu1.hap1, whole genome shotgun sequence:
CCAGACAAAACTTCTGTGCTGGTAATTGGGGCATGCTTTTTGCTTTCAAGGCACAAGTCACTGTGTCTTATTTTTCCCAGTAGTGGAATGGTTATAGTGATGAAACTTTAATAAGATCCTCTTCAGCTGCCCACATTTGAGCTTTAAACAAtgattcacagaagaaaattgagCTCGGCGAGAGCAAAAGAGGCTGCAAGAGGTGGGAAGGTGTCCTGCTCCCAAAGAGATGGACGCACAAGGGAGACGTGTGAAGATGCTCGTGACAAAGCCTGCATTTTTCATAAGTTTGGcaattttcagcaaaacttttGGGAGTTTGAGTCCCCTCTGCCACTATCCATCTCCCATGGGTGCTCCAGGCCGTTGGTAGCAGAGCTCCCTCCTTCTTCAGGGTCAGCTGGGGTTATTTTCATACCGTgacattttcagttttgcagcAAAATCTCCTCTCCAATCCCCTGTGAAAGCAAAGACTGAACCAGGGATCTGCAAGCCACAGTAGCCAGCCAGTGACAGCTAAAACAGTCTGGTTTGCTTTTAAAGCAGACTGAGGGATGAACCAGGCAGTTTGacttctttcatatttctttcttagGCGCTGCTTTCTCTTTCCTATTTTCTCCTAATAAAATCATCGTGAAGACTCCATGTCTGGCATGTGGATTTGCCTCCTGCAAGGACATCGTCCTGCACCAACTCTTCCCAACAGTAAAACGTTTAATGGCtaaataaaacatataaataCACCCTAGTATCTACTCGGGAGATGGAGATGGGTTTCACCGCCTGGCTCCAGCAGTGATCTGCTGAATGACGGGAAACGTGTTCACCTCCATGCTCCAGCTTCTCTTTCAGATAGTTTTTGTCAtctgcagggaaaaaataaagagtcACATTTACATGGGTCATTCTGGCAGCAGAATTGACTTTTGAGGAGGACGTATGTGTATACACCATTCCTTCAAATGTAGGGTGTGTTTAGGCTTGCTTTGATTGCTTTTTACCTTTGCAGCCACAGGGATGATCTGTCTTGAGTctggctgcccagggaagcagttTGTTAAACATTAAGTCCCTCTCTGCCTTTAGTCTGCTCTTGTGCCTTAGTCCCCTGAGACCTTTGAGATCCACTGCCACCCAATTCAGCCAAGTGGGGTGAGGTTCAACCCCAAGTGTGAATGCAGACCCATGGTAGAGGTGGGTAACTGCCCTTGTCAACCTCCTGTGCGAGGCTGCAGCTGTAGCTGCAGACACTGAAGAGCCTATCAGGGTCCTACAGAACCTCCTGGCATGTGGGTCAGCCCTTTCCCAGCATCCCCAAGACATCTCATTGCAGCCACCAGCCAGGAAGGGCTGAACACTCCACTTCCAACCATTCAGAGCATACGCAACCCATGGGAACAGACTGAAGCAGCTGCAATGGATAAAAACTACCTGCTCACACCTTCTCCCCGCATCACACACACTCTCTTCTCAACCCCAGGAAAGCTTCAGTGAGAGAGGACCACCACCCCACCACAAGGGATGGGATGGTTGCAAAGGTGGATGCAGCTAAATAGACCTTATCCCTTCCCAACCTACAGTCTTCATGTAGTTTAATTCACTTTGGAGGTTCATTGAAAGAAGTTAAAGACCTCATCTCCTCTTGGAGACAGTGGGCTTTAGGATGGCTTAAATAATCTACTTTGACATCACATCTTTTCCTAAACTACATTCCCTTCCCCAGGTATCTGAATCACACGTTCCCCATGATTTTGGCAATAGCAGGGCTTCAGGTTTGGCCTGGAGACCTGAAACTCCTGGACGTGACCAGGGACACCAGGTCCTTGCATCAGAGGGGTGCACCAGGCCTTGATCTCTGGGTACCAGCTTTGTCCTACCTTTGCGGCCAGGGATGCCAGACCCATGCCCCTTGCCAGAAGCAATAACCTTTCCACATCTTTTACATTCCCTGGCTGATGTCCTCTGAGCAGGTGACAACTGAGTCCAAAATGCCACCGGAGGTATTTTCAGTGGCTCCCTTGGCCCTTTTAAAGTGCTCCTCAACCCCAACAGGATGTGATGCCAGGGCACAGAATGGACACATGCCTCACTGGTAGGCAGAGAAGGACCCGCTTTCTGAGTGCCCACACACCTTTCATGAAGCACCTGTTGGCCAGGTCAGCACCCAGAGCTTCCATCCCACATGTATTTATGTGTTCAACCCCCTTCTTCTATCCCCAGACCAACAAAATCAGGGGACGTGAGTCCCTAACCTGCTCTGAAGCATGCAGGGCTGTCAGTGGTCTGAACCAAACAGGGTCCAAGGGTCTCCTGAGCTTCCTGCAAGGACCACAGTCAACATCTGCAGCCCTCAGGGAGCAAAAGGATGCAAAACCCATCTCTCCAAGGAGGAATGATGGGAGAGAAATACTATCAAAGCCCTCACTGTCCACCCTAGGCACAAAGCTTCATGAAGTGGGTATCACACTACTTCCATGGGTAGTCAAACCTGGATTGAGTCAAACCTAGGTGGAGATTAGCATCACCCAAGGAAGTGCATATATTTGAAAAAGCTGGTTAGATACCTCCTGCCAAGCTTCAGACCTTGCCCTGCGATGTCCCCTAGTCCACCAACACTAATTAAGCTACCGGGTAATGGCGCTGGCTCAAGCCCTTCTTAATCCATGGAGGTCAAGGAAAGGCAGGACACAAACCAAGCAGGGGGAATCCAAAGGTTGCTGAGAATCAGCACTCACGCATCCACAACAAGCacaaagggaaataatttttaatggacCTCCGCTGCGGGGAACAGGTTGGAAATAGCTCTCATCTATCACTGCTTCCTCACTGCAGAGCAAGAGCTGAAGGGCTTCATCAGCTCCAGGGACCACGCAGCCCTTAGAGAAAGCTCTTCCCTCTGCAATAAATGAGCCCACAAGCGTTTgccagagggagaggagagaagactGCAGGCTAGATGGTGATTTCCCTTGCTCTTGCTGGGAAGAAGTCCCACTAATGGAGTTTCCCACCCGGCTCTTTGCGTTGAAGTCTGCAAGCAGGTTTGCTTGCCCAAAAATACTTCAACAGGCTCCAAAGATTTGGATAACCAAACCGCCCTCCAGGACTCAgcgaagaagaggaaaagaaaatatcagtCCAGGAGATGAAaacttcaaatgaaaatgaaagaggagTGAATTGCTGGAGCAGTCGATCCGGACGTGTCTCAGCCAACAGCTGGAGGTGATTAAGGTTGAAAACGCTCTACCCAGGACTGAAGCCAAAGGGGAGCTCTCAACATTACTGGCCACTGCCTCTCGGGCAGTGGCCAGCAACTTCACAGGCTGGGTGAGAAGCTCAAAGATGCTCATCTAAGAATATCCACAGTCATGGCTCCTCTTCTTCAAAGGAACAGGTGTGACCATTGCTGGTGCATGGCCCGGGAGCAAGAACATCTCCCCATCCTAACTCAGAGCCTAACCAGGGTCGCAACTGGCTGCTGTTACCTTTTGTGGGGTTGTTCAGAGGATTTTCCCCACTTTTGGCAGGATTTGTCCCTTCCCAGGGATACCTGCAACCCACCAGCTCTTTGCTAGAGGAAGGTGGCAATGGCATTTCCAAGCAGGTTTCAGAGGAGCTCTGATAAGCAGGCCAGGCCAAGCAGGGTCCTGGGGCCACcaggagcccccagcccagccacaaATCTGTGGTGTCCATTGTCCACCAGCAACCTGACTCCTTTGGGTGTCTCAGCTTGGGATCCCATGGAGAAATGCCTGTTTCCAGCAGGGAAatctccatccccatcctttTTGTAGCACTTCTGGGCTACTAGACGTGCCCAGAAGGAACCCTCTCTCTGACCACACCAGGACCAGAGTGGTCCTGGGAACTAAGATTTGGGGTTTGAGTTCCTGGCTGCTCTCTTGGAGCAATTTGAGTTAATTTTGCTGGACCTCAGTGGGTTTGGGAAgcttgaaggggtttttttcaagacacACTTTATCCCTACCTCcgttctgcacctgggacagtgCTACCATATCCTGGAAAGACTTTCCCAAAATTTCAATCTTCCAGGAGTTTTCCTGCTTACATGAGAGGACAAAAGCACCCAGAGATGGGAAACCAGACAGAGGGCAGAGCACTGTGAGTGAGGCAAGCCTGTCCCTGCTGCAGATGGGATTTAGGAGCACTGGCCCAGGGCAAAACCCTGCCAAGGTGCTGCACCAGCCCCACTCTTCAAATAGAAACATGTTAATTGGGATAACACTGTTAATCAATGCTGAAAACCCCAACAGGCATCCTTAGGGGACATGAAaacctttgcatttaaaatattcttgcacCAAGTGCCTGGCTACCTGGAGAAGCAGGGGAAAAACCTGTCTGCATGACCCTGCAAAGTCCCGGCGTTGGCGACAGCCCCATTTTCAGGTGACTCTCACCAGGCTGTTGGGTTCAGACGTCTTtttccccccgcccctcctttttttctttctgaatgggGAGAGGCACCGCAGCCCCATGACGTTGCCAGCTCCCTctgatttcattttaatgaaatcatGCCCAAATGAAGGCTCCACGTCTGGAGTTACGACTCCAACCCCGTGATCgctcatttttatatatacacgAGGGAGGGGAAAAGCGTTTCCATAGAGAGAAAAAATATCACAGTCCTCttaataacaataaaagaaaagCGAGGGTGCTGAAGTTCAGGGGAACGCGCCTGATGCCTCTCTCCTCGGAGTGAGACCGCAGCAACCCCTTCCCATCCCGACCAACGAGGACTACGAGGTGAGTGCCTGGATTTCATTTATTAACCAGCAGACGGCTTCATTTGCAcaaactttaaatatttcagtgctttcctTGGGAGATCAGGTTCCACGtttctctgcaagaaaaaaaaaaaaaaaaaaaggcaggagaggGATTAGCAGTTCAAAATATTGTGTTAAAAGGCTCCCCCCACACTCCctctgaaggaaagaaatctcttttttattattataccAATTTGGGGAGGCAGATGAGGCTGGGCAGCATGGGAAGGGTTTGGAAATCTTGGGAAATCAAAAAGTAGGGATACAAATCACTGCTGTGGTTaaagggatggggaggagaggagggcacaGCCCCATCCCCACCGGCTCAGCTTCAATTTTGGAGCCCTGGGAATCAGCATCGTCAGGAGAGATTCATTAGGAAAGCGGAGGCGGCATGAGGcagaaagagttttaaaagtcTACGGGTCTCATCCACAGTATTATTTTATTTGAGACTTACTTTTTGACGGAGAAAAATTAGCTTAATCCAGCTCTTCTGCTGCCAAGGAGCCCGTGATAACCAGCAAATAGCTTTGTCCCCAGTTTGCAGAGCTGCCTTGCCAGAGCGATTgacttttctcttttaaaggcGAGAGGCAGATCTTCAGCCGATACAAATGGTCCTGCCGTGGCTCTCGGCACCATCTCAATATAATGCCTGCAATTTCTCACGGGTATCGGGGCAATTTCCACCAGCAGGAATGGCACCTGCAGGTCACCCTCCAGCAGCCGCAGATTTAACTCTGACTCCTCAGATCTGCCGCAggtggtttttcttcttttcctgctttttctgggaggggaggaaaacCCAATTCCAGGTTGCTTTCTGGACCAAAAAAAACTTTCTGGCATGCCAGGACACAAAACCCccacgcaaaaaaaaaaaaaattaaaaaaaaaatcagcttttgttttccaccagcacagctggatgctgtatttttttgctgctttgccttgatttttgctttttttgtcagGATATCGACCCCACAGCCAAAGACCAGGAATCCAGGTGCTGGGTGCGGATGTGTTTCAGCCACATTTCCCCCTTGCTGTGCCTTTCCCCTCACTCAGCCGAGGTCCCCCAAGAGTTTTGCTAAACAGAAAAAGCCCGAGCTGGCCATGGGGCCAAGCCACCCATTTCAGACAGTCATGAAACAGATTTTTGAGGAGAGGCAAAGTGGagatgctgctctgcagctctggaGAGGGCAGTGGCAGCTCGAAACAGCTCAGCACTCTCTCACCAGCTGTGCCGGCTCTGCGAGGGCTTTCAAAGATTTTCCCATTCTCCATCCAGCAGCGTGGGGCCAAACAGTGTCCCCCAGGAGAGCACAGGCTGCGGGCAGCGGTGAGAAATTTAGATTTCTAAATTCAtacccccagcccccccatccTGCTAGCAGGGGCTGCAATGAGTTTGCTGTGGGGGTGCTGCTTCCTCTGCGGCTGAAAGGCAGCTGCAAAGGGGGAGATTTTGGGGCAGAAGAAAGATGTTTGTCCTCTTAAGCTTTTGCAAGCAAAAACTGAGTCCCAGGATTTAAAGGAATGATTCAGGGCTAAAGGAAGGAGAGTTTTGAGCCCCGAATTGCCCTCACATGGGAGTTGTGTGCCTCAGAAGGATTTTCCATCCCCATCCTATAGTGACAACTTTGCTGGCACTGCCTGGGTCATGCCACGGCTGGtgcacattcctcctctctcgtctggATGCAGGGCAGAGTTGAGGGGACAGTTGTTGCCTGGGGGAGCTCTGTGGGGTTTTGTGCAGGGGCAAGTGAGGCAAAGAAGTGGAAATTGAGCAGCTCCCTCAAATCCTGCCTGTACAATTTACCCAAATCTCCCCCTCTGAGGGACAACAAAGGGCAGAGTTAAGGTGACCCAAGTTTCAGGGACAGTGGCTCAGTGGCAGAAGAGCAGGTCCAGGGTGAGAGCTCCTGGGGACAAGGGGGTTGATCTGGTTCTGGATCAGTCTGAGGACATCtcccccacccagcagcccctCGTGCAGCGAGGCACAGCCTCCATCCTCAGCGGTAGCCCCAAGACACAGACATCCATGGAGACTCGCAGGAGCCATCCCGCTCTGCAAGAGTTTCCCAGGGGACTCCCCCAGCCTCCTTAGCCCCTCCACGCTCCCAAACCCATGGAAAATAAATTAGCAGCTCACGACCCCAAATCAACGCTTTAACCCCAGTCCCAGGTGGGGTCCCGCACCCCTGGAGActgtcccccagccagagcttgCCGTATGATGCATTTGCCACAAGATGGGGCCCGAAGGTTGGGAATGCCAGCTTGCCTCCAAGTACCTGGAGGGTCCTTCTGCCCTCGGGGCTGGCCCTGGGGACACTTGTCTGACCTCGACATGGGCAAAGACCCCCACCGGGAGATCCCTTGTGGCCTTTTTGGTGGTCTTTTTGAGCGGTCGGGTGGGTGTACAGAGAAATGTGTCGCTTCCCAGAGACAGGACTCAGAGACCGGGAGGTTCTGCAGACCATGAGGGTTATCCCAAGGTTTTCAGCCCCCCGCAAGACCCCAGAATGCCTGTATTTCAAGCAGGGAAGTATGCTGTTGTGCTGAGATTTTGTAGGTGCCCCCAGATCCCCAGGCAAGGCTGTCCATAAGGGGACTGCGCCCCAAATGTGCCATCAGATGGGGCAGCCTGTCCTGAACCCAGAGtggaggggggtcctggggatGGAGCCATGAGGTAATGGGCAACCCTGCAGCATCCAATGTCAGGGCTGGAGAGGGAACATGGGGCCATCACACTGGATGGGTGGCAGATCACCCCTCCAGCACTGGGGCTGATTTTCCCCCACTCTCCATGCCCTTTTCAGACAGAGTTGTGTGAGAAGGTGGACAGGCAATTTCTGGCTTCAAAGAGAACAGAAACATCTCTGGTGGCTTCAGGCTGACCAGAGAGGAGCTGAAAGGAAAACCCACCTTTACAGCAGCTGGTGGTACCCATGGTTACTCTGTGGAGGTGTTAGCAAGGTGGAGAGGGCTGCATGGGGGCTGCAACAGGATTTCCCCAGGCAAGGAGGTACCCACAGTAGAAACCAGCTCTCCTGCAGCAAGCACTTGTGTTTCAGCAAAGGAATGGCCAAATTCTCCCCTTCATGGAGGCTGCAGTCTTGCCAAGCACCTTGGACATCCCACCTCCCATCCAGCACCCCAAAAACAAGGGCTGGGGGGATGCACCTCGCAGCAGGAGGCCCCAAGACAACTCATTCCCACCTGCCCTAACAATTAGATCGGACCTGGGGGTGGACCTGGGAGGTGAAGCCAAGAGCGCAGGACCTGGAAGATGAACCCAGGTCCATGGGATGTGGGAGGGTGGGGGGATGATGATGCTCTGCCCCAGGGCCCACAGGAAGCTCATGCCCATCTCTGCCTCCCCCTCACTCTTTCCACTGGGCAGGCCACCACAATGCCCCACGccaggctgctgcttctcctcgccctcctctgtgctgcagagacTGGCCGAGCTTTCCGCCTCTACAACACCGCCTCCATCTTCAGCTGCCTCAACGCGGCCCTCGCTGAAGCCCAAAAGAGCCACCCAGAGGAAAATGCCATCTTGGACAAGCGTGGCTTTGATTCCCCATCACCGGAGGAGGcgtctgaggaggaagagggggaggacaCAGTGGatgaagagatggggaaaaggacGTTCCCAGGGGAAGGCCATTACAAATATGTGTCCCAGGCACAGGTGAAAGGGAAGACATACCAAAACCGGGCCAAGAGCGATCGCCGCACCAAGGTCACCCTCTCCCTTGACGTCCCCACCAACATCATGAACATCCTCTTCAACATCGCCAAAGCCAAGAACTTGCGGGCAAAGGCTGCTGCCAATGCGCATCTCATGGCCCAAATCGGGCGGCGGAAGTGACCCCCTGCGGGGCAGGGGGGActtggagcagggctggctgtgtGGGGCCatcacccagccccagcctgccaGCCAGAGAGGACTAACGGCTGTGTATGATATAAGTGTTGTATATTTTTGACCCATAGAGTTACCTAACTTTCAtatctcttctccctcctcctctccttcccaatCTCCTCCATCACCCCCGCCCCTGACATTTCCATGCGCGGGGAAGAGGCTTGTGTCTGCAGAAGGGCAAGGGGGCATGATGCCTCGGGAAGGTCCCTAATTAAAGCTACGATCTCTTGAGTTTCCAATGCTTTGTTCTCCCATCGCCTCCACAGGGTGCTCGGTCAGGTCTGTCTGGACCCATTCCCTTTCCAAAACCTCCCTCCAACTCAACCTCAAGGCCCTGTTCCCATCACGATCCAGACTCTACTCCCTCCCAAGTGCCCATGCACAAGCTGTCCCTACAAACAAGCATCATGGCATTGGGAAGGGAAAAGCAAGACTGGTCAGGGGAACTCAAGAAGGATTTCCCAGTTTCTCCTCCACGGGCCTCGCTAGGTTTTAAGTTTGTCTTGCAACCACCCTTTTCCCCACGGGCACCTTCAGCAATCACAGCTGGGACAGCATCAACCTCCCCATCCACATGGCCCTTCACAAGTGTCCCCAGGGTGTCGGTGGGCCCTGGACAGGGCCACCCCATGGCCTCAGGTGAGTTTGGACCCCAAGAGCTGCAGGTGACTCCCTGGCTACTCCAGAACCATCCCATTGGCTTTGTCCATGTTGCCCTATCTACACCTGCCCACCATTCCACTGCTCTCCCTTTTTTAGGTAGACCTCTGAACCAGTTTCTCAGCTGGTATAGTTTCAGCTGTCCATACACAGACCATCCCCCTTCACTCCACTCTTTTCCACCCTCCAATGAGTCCCAGCTCACCAAGctcccactcctttaccttgGACTATTTAtcccttcctcatctccctttctCTTCACCTCCCAGTCCAATTCCAAAATGAAAGTGCATCTTCTGGCCTCCATCCCTGCATGTAGCAGGCGTGGGAGGTGGAGAGAAACTTGgccctccttccccaggagaCGTTTCCCAAGAGCAGCAAAGCAGCTCCCACCAGCCCCGTTCAGGCATCCAGGGCATGGCCATGGGGAGCACATCAGGTAGGGCATTAAGAGGGGACAGATATCAAATTGAAGGCTGGGTGGATGGACCCAGCAGCCATCTGCAGAGATGCAGCTGGAGAcatctcccctccaccccactgGGCACCCAGAGGAGGCAACACAGCCAAATTCAACCCCAGCAAGACCACGCTCAGGTGGCCAAGGCTCCTAGCTGGTCCGCAGCCCAGGGACTCAGGACCCAAATGCAACTGAAgcccaaaaacaaaaacaaaatagtGCACCAGGCCCTTCAGCATCTCCCCCTCATAGCACACATCTCCAGCAGACAACACACCAAGATGTTCACAGCATCTCCGTGCAATGACCTCTTCCCTCTTCAGCTCCGAGCATACACCAGTGAGGTCTTTCCTTGTTGCAATCTGCTGTAGCCTTGGACTACATGGCCCTTTAGGTACACTGTATAGAGCTTTATACATTTTTATAGCCTACACACCCATCCCCCAGTGGTATTTTTTGCTCTTGTTCAGCAGGACTTAGACATTGTCCTCATTTCGCacccagggaaactgaggcacacataCCCGCTCACATCTGGTCAGGCAAAGGCAGGGCAGAGCAAGGTCAGACCTGGCTGGGCACCCAGCTGGACACACTCTTGTCCCTTTGTGGATTTGGCCAGAGGTGTCCACAGGTTGTCCAGGCTCAGCCTGTCTCATGCACAGGACTATCTAGAAGAGCCTTGGCACAGCAAGGAGCGACAGAGGGATTTGCTCAGAGCCAAGGGAGAAATCTTTGCTTTGAGCAGAATGTTGAAGAGAGTTTCCCCTGTGCTCCCCAGTGACCTCCAGTAAAGCACTGGCTGAGGCTGGGAAAAGGCTTTTCCCCACCACCAGCTGCCATGGGGATCTGCACCAGCCCTGCTTGGGGTTCTTTTCCAGCACCAGATTAGACAAGGGGAACATCTCAGGCCCATGCTAGAGCCTGGAAATCAAAACATCCCATGCCCGGGGCTCACACTGGGTCTTTCTTCTGCTCCCCTTTAATGAAGGAAGTTAACATTGAAGCAACAATATGGAAGCAGAGGAGGCAAGGTGGTTGCTAGCACCAGGCTGTGCTTGCACGTGCAAAGCTGAGATGGGGATAGCAGATACCAGCTGATAACGCATGATGAGGAAAGCAGAGAtccttcctccccagctgcaTCCCTGTAGGGGAGTCTCACCAACACCCAACACTGGCTCGGACAAACTCTTCCAAACTTAATCCTCCGTCTCAACCTCTGCCAAGCGAGACTAAGGGTTGCTTGGAGGGGCTGAGACACAGGCGGAGATCAGAGGAGACAGATTTCCTGAGGAAGCTGGATGGAATTTGGACACTGAAATCTCCCTCAGCACCCACCTGGGTCTGGGAGTTCACAGAGCCAAGGCCAACATGCTTGGGAATGACAGCGTTGCTGTTTGGGGTGATATGTGCAGTTTTGTAAAGTCCAGGTGAGGATTTAGTCTTTCCTGCCATTTCATGCAGGGATGAAACCCAATCTCTTGGTATTGCACTCCAAAACAGCGGTTTGCTCAGGCATGGGTGCACAGCCACTGCAGGCTCACTCAGGCCAACATAtccttctgctcctgctgccaggtcccttccagcctcttCATAATCTTCCCCCACAGCAGCCAGGTCTTCCCTGGCCTCCAGGAACCCCCTTGTCCTCCTTCTCCTGTATGTGCCAATACTCAAAGGCCTCCTTCACCCACATCAGATCAAAACAGAGATGCTGCAGTTGTGTAGGCAACCCCCAAGGACAGCAGGTCCTGAACCCCATCCTGGGATCAAGAAGGCCCCAGGCCCACCCAGCTGAGGAAAGGATTCAGACAGTGTAACCCAATGGGCATTGAGCATCTGGCCAAAAACACACTCCCACTGTGCAAGGAGGAACCCACGTTCACATCCATGGGGGCTTGGCTAGAAAAACCGAGCTGATTTCCAGCAGTCACCACAGGCAGAGTTAGCCCATGGGCCTCAGGACAAAGAGCACCGGGGACATGGTGGCCTTGCAGAGAGTTACATCAGGAGCTGAACCCTAAGCAGAAGGGGTGAGGTGTACTTCAGGCTGCAGATAAACCTAGAAAGAGACATCCCTGGTGGCATGAAGGCCTCTGCTCCTGGGGTGTCATGTCCTGTTCTGAGCTGGTCCAGGTGGGGCTGTGACCAACTCTCCCAGGAACAGAGTTACCCCCAGCCACCCAGGAGCTGTGTGTGGATCACCCTCAACACAACTCCTGACATGCACAGGAGCACATTAAGATAGAAAAGCCAACACTGTTCTTCAGAGGAAGGTGAGAAACTGCCCCCACTCCCAGCCTCAACTCCACTGGCTGCTGGACGgttgctctgtgtccctctcgtGCTTTTGCTTAGACTCATGGACCTTTGTCTTCCTGGCCATTTTCTGCTGACTGTACCCCTTGGGGACTCCCGTTTTCTGTTCTCCCTCTTGGCAGGCCCCAACACTCCCATGGAAATCAAGAAGTGTAGTGAGACAGGGGGTAACCCACCCATGTCCAAGGCACTAGCTCGAGCTTTTGTAGCTCCTGTAGAGCCAGCCCCCATGTCTTAAGACTagatcagattttaaaaattctgtttctgacCTCTGGGACATCCCATGTCAGTGAATTTCTTGCTTTTGTGTATCCTGcctggaaaataaaaccattgtcCATTTGCAATGGGATGGTCTCATTGGTGCTTCTCAGTCCTTG
This genomic window contains:
- the UCN3 gene encoding urocortin-3, coding for MPHARLLLLLALLCAAETGRAFRLYNTASIFSCLNAALAEAQKSHPEENAILDKRGFDSPSPEEASEEEEGEDTVDEEMGKRTFPGEGHYKYVSQAQVKGKTYQNRAKSDRRTKVTLSLDVPTNIMNILFNIAKAKNLRAKAAANAHLMAQIGRRK